One segment of Mycolicibacterium sp. YH-1 DNA contains the following:
- a CDS encoding MBL fold metallo-hydrolase encodes MTVVDDNYTGHVEPGSAARRTLPGATIVKASVGPMDNNAYLVTCSRTGETLLIDAANDAPVLLELIEAHAPTLSLIVTSHQHPDHWLALEQVAKATGAPTASHQLDAEPLPVKPDRILAHGDTVTVGDLTFDVIHLQGHTEGSVALALRGPAAGDTVQLFTGDCLFPGGVGKTWRDGDFERLLDGVSARLFDVYDDSTVVYPGHGDDTTLGAERPHLAEWRERGW; translated from the coding sequence ATGACGGTCGTCGATGACAACTACACGGGCCACGTCGAACCTGGGAGCGCCGCGCGCCGCACGCTGCCGGGCGCCACCATCGTGAAGGCGTCGGTGGGCCCCATGGACAACAACGCCTACCTGGTCACGTGTTCCCGAACCGGCGAGACCCTACTCATCGATGCCGCGAATGACGCTCCGGTGCTGCTCGAGCTGATCGAAGCCCACGCGCCGACCCTGTCGCTCATCGTCACCAGCCACCAGCATCCCGATCACTGGCTTGCCCTCGAGCAGGTGGCCAAGGCGACCGGCGCCCCGACGGCCTCCCATCAGCTCGACGCGGAGCCGCTGCCGGTGAAACCCGATCGAATCCTGGCCCATGGCGACACCGTGACGGTGGGCGATCTCACCTTCGATGTCATCCACCTGCAGGGACACACCGAGGGATCGGTGGCGCTCGCGCTGCGCGGGCCCGCCGCCGGCGACACGGTCCAGCTGTTCACCGGCGACTGCCTGTTCCCAGGCGGTGTCGGCAAGACCTGGCGAGACGGCGACTTCGAGCGACTCCTCGATGGCGTGAGCGCCCGCCTGTTCGACGTGTACGACGACTCGACGGTTGTGTACCCAGGCCACGGTGACGACACGACGCTGGGCGCCGAGCGGCCACACCTGGCCGAATGGCGCGAACGCGGCTGGTGA
- the uvrA gene encoding excinuclease ABC subunit UvrA, with protein sequence MADRLIVKGAREHNLRGIDLDLPRDALIVFTGLSGSGKSSLAFDTIFAEGQRRYVESLSAYARQFLGQMDKPDVDFIEGLSPAVSIDQKSTNRNPRSTVGTITEVYDYLRLLYARAGTPHCPVCGERIARQTPQQIVDQVLAMEEGTRFQVLAPVVRTRKGEFVDLFDKLNTQGYSRVRVDGVVHPLTEPPKLKKQEKHDIEVVVDRLTVKASSKQRLTDSVETALGLADGIVVLEFVDRDDHHPHREQRFSEKLACPNGHALAVDDLEPRSFSFNSPYGACPECTGLGIRKEVDPDLVVPDPELTLAEGAIAPWSAGHSAEYFTRMLEGLGDALGFDTDTPWQKLPAKARKAILEGCNEQVHVRYKNRYGRTRSYYADFEGVMAFLKRRMEQTESEQMKERYEGYMRDVPCPVCEGTRLKPEILAVSLTAGEYGAKSIAQVCELSIADCSAFLNALTLGVRETAIAGQVLKEVQSRLGFLLDVGLDYLSLSRAAGTLSGGEAQRIRLATQIGSGLVGVLYVLDEPSIGLHQRDNRRLIDTLVRLRDLGNTLIVVEHDLDTIAHADWVVDIGPAAGEHGGQIVHSGTYADLLTNPESITGAYLSGKESIEVPAIRRPIDRKRQVTVVGAREHNLDEIDVSFPLGVLTSVTGVSGSGKSTLVNDILASVMANKLNGARQVPGRHTRINGLDQLDKLVRVDQSPIGRTPRSNPATYTGVFDKIRTLFAATTEAKVRGYQPGRFSFNVKGGRCEACSGDGTIKIEMNFLPDVYVPCEVCQGARYNRETLEVHYKGKTISEVLDMSIEEATDFFEPISSIHRYLKTLVDVGLGYVRLGQPAPTLSGGEAQRVKLAAELQKRSTGRTIYILDEPTTGLHFDDIRKLLKVINGLVDKGNTVIVIEHNLDVIKTSDWIVDMGPEGGSGGGTVVAQGTPEDVAANANSYTGQFLAEMLEPPAKPKRKRRKVSA encoded by the coding sequence TTGGCTGACCGCCTGATCGTCAAGGGTGCACGCGAGCACAACCTGCGCGGCATTGACCTGGACCTGCCGCGTGATGCGCTGATCGTGTTCACCGGCCTGTCCGGTTCGGGCAAGTCGTCGCTGGCTTTCGACACCATCTTCGCCGAGGGACAGCGGCGCTACGTGGAGTCGTTGTCGGCCTACGCGCGCCAGTTCCTCGGGCAGATGGACAAGCCCGACGTCGACTTCATCGAGGGCCTCTCACCTGCGGTGTCGATCGACCAGAAGTCGACGAACCGCAACCCGCGATCCACCGTCGGCACCATCACCGAGGTCTACGACTACCTGCGCCTGCTGTACGCGCGGGCGGGCACGCCGCACTGCCCCGTCTGCGGTGAGCGCATCGCCCGCCAGACGCCGCAGCAGATCGTCGATCAGGTGCTGGCGATGGAGGAGGGCACCCGCTTCCAGGTGCTCGCGCCGGTGGTCCGCACCCGCAAGGGCGAGTTCGTCGACCTCTTCGACAAGCTCAACACGCAGGGCTACAGCCGGGTCCGGGTGGACGGCGTGGTGCACCCGCTGACCGAGCCGCCGAAGCTCAAGAAGCAGGAGAAGCACGATATCGAGGTGGTCGTCGACCGCCTCACCGTCAAGGCCTCGTCCAAGCAGCGGCTAACTGACTCCGTCGAGACGGCCCTCGGTCTGGCCGACGGCATCGTGGTGCTCGAGTTCGTCGACCGCGACGACCACCATCCGCATCGAGAGCAGAGGTTCTCGGAGAAGCTCGCCTGCCCCAACGGCCACGCGCTCGCCGTCGACGACCTCGAACCGCGGTCGTTCTCCTTCAACTCGCCCTACGGCGCCTGCCCGGAGTGCACGGGGCTGGGCATCCGCAAGGAGGTCGACCCCGACCTCGTCGTCCCCGACCCCGAACTGACTCTCGCCGAGGGGGCCATCGCCCCGTGGTCGGCAGGCCACTCGGCCGAGTACTTCACCCGCATGCTCGAGGGGCTCGGCGATGCCCTCGGGTTCGACACCGACACCCCGTGGCAGAAGCTGCCGGCCAAGGCGCGCAAGGCGATTCTGGAGGGCTGCAACGAACAGGTGCACGTCCGGTACAAGAACCGGTACGGCCGCACCCGCTCCTACTACGCCGACTTCGAGGGCGTCATGGCGTTCCTCAAGCGCCGCATGGAGCAGACCGAGTCCGAGCAGATGAAGGAGCGCTACGAGGGCTACATGCGCGATGTGCCCTGTCCCGTCTGCGAGGGCACCCGGCTCAAGCCGGAGATCCTGGCCGTCTCGCTGACAGCCGGCGAGTACGGCGCCAAGTCCATCGCCCAGGTCTGCGAGCTGTCGATCGCCGACTGTTCGGCATTCCTCAACGCGCTGACCCTCGGCGTGCGCGAGACCGCGATCGCCGGTCAGGTGCTCAAGGAGGTGCAGTCGCGGCTGGGCTTCCTGCTCGACGTCGGGCTGGACTACCTGAGCCTGTCACGCGCGGCGGGCACCCTCTCCGGTGGTGAGGCACAGCGCATTCGACTCGCCACTCAGATCGGCTCCGGCCTGGTCGGCGTGCTCTACGTGCTCGACGAGCCGTCGATCGGGCTGCACCAACGCGATAACCGCAGGCTCATCGACACCCTGGTGAGACTGCGCGACCTCGGCAACACGCTGATCGTCGTCGAACACGACCTGGACACCATCGCGCACGCCGACTGGGTCGTCGACATCGGTCCCGCCGCCGGTGAGCACGGCGGCCAGATCGTGCACAGCGGCACCTACGCCGATCTGCTGACCAACCCCGAATCCATCACCGGCGCATATCTTTCCGGCAAGGAGAGCATCGAGGTGCCGGCGATCCGTCGGCCGATCGACCGCAAGCGGCAGGTGACGGTCGTGGGTGCGCGCGAACACAACCTGGACGAGATCGACGTCTCATTCCCGCTCGGCGTGCTGACCTCGGTCACCGGCGTCTCGGGGTCGGGCAAGTCGACACTGGTCAACGACATCCTCGCCTCGGTGATGGCCAACAAGCTCAACGGTGCCCGTCAGGTTCCCGGCAGGCACACCAGGATCAACGGCCTCGACCAACTCGACAAGCTGGTCCGCGTGGACCAGTCGCCGATTGGTCGGACACCGCGATCCAACCCGGCCACCTACACCGGTGTCTTCGACAAGATCCGCACGCTGTTCGCCGCGACCACGGAGGCCAAGGTCCGCGGTTATCAGCCGGGCCGGTTCTCGTTTAACGTCAAGGGCGGTCGCTGCGAGGCGTGCTCGGGTGACGGCACCATCAAGATCGAGATGAACTTCCTGCCGGATGTCTATGTGCCGTGCGAGGTGTGTCAGGGCGCCCGCTACAACCGGGAAACCCTTGAGGTGCACTACAAGGGCAAGACCATCTCCGAGGTGCTGGACATGTCCATCGAGGAGGCCACCGACTTCTTCGAGCCGATCTCGTCGATTCACCGCTACCTCAAGACGCTCGTCGACGTCGGTCTGGGCTACGTCCGGCTCGGACAGCCCGCGCCCACGTTGTCCGGTGGTGAGGCTCAGCGCGTCAAACTGGCCGCCGAACTGCAGAAGCGCTCGACCGGGCGCACCATCTACATTCTCGACGAGCCCACCACCGGGCTGCACTTCGACGACATCCGCAAGCTGCTCAAGGTCATCAACGGCCTGGTCGACAAGGGCAACACCGTCATCGTCATCGAGCACAACCTCGACGTCATCAAGACGTCGGACTGGATCGTGGACATGGGGCCCGAGGGTGGGTCCGGTGGCGGAACGGTGGTGGCCCAGGGCACTCCCGAGGACGTCGCGGCCAATGCCAACAGCTACACGGGGCAGTTCCTCGCCGAGATGCTCGAGCCACCGGCCAAGCCGAAACGCAAGCGGCGCAAGGTCAGCGCCTAG
- a CDS encoding cytochrome P450, giving the protein MTHVLDVDLTDPQLYTNGFPHDVFTELRSRGAVHRHAAVEGRPAIPPIPFWSMVAHAEIQQANRDWRTFEARGGPMMAPDPLLSAGRTLVSMDPPDQAEMRRIITSEFTPRMIGRLEQLIAARTARILEAAEGGTCDFVSDIAYQVPMHLIADIVGIPEPDRPWVFERTDQLLRSGNPYNGYSEQDRLGAQVELFEYAQRLTVDKRANPTDDVWTKLAGQLDGFELEMFFLILSIAGSETTRNALTQGLVALLENPDQLAELRSNPDLAVTAADEALRWSSPVLFFGRTATCDVTIGGQDVKAGDRVLFWYPSGNRDETVFENPFRFDIHRTPNPHVSFGGGGVHYCLGANLARKEVQVVFGAIAAGYDIEVVGPAVWASGGPVHNVGIGIDSLPVRIRASR; this is encoded by the coding sequence GTGACTCACGTTCTCGATGTCGATCTCACAGATCCGCAGCTCTACACCAACGGCTTCCCCCACGATGTCTTCACCGAATTGCGCAGTCGCGGCGCGGTGCATCGGCACGCCGCCGTCGAAGGTCGTCCCGCCATCCCGCCGATTCCGTTCTGGTCCATGGTCGCCCACGCGGAGATCCAGCAGGCAAATCGTGATTGGCGGACTTTCGAGGCAAGAGGCGGGCCGATGATGGCGCCGGATCCGTTGCTCTCCGCCGGACGAACTCTGGTGTCGATGGACCCGCCCGATCAGGCGGAGATGCGTCGGATCATCACCTCGGAGTTCACGCCCCGGATGATCGGCAGGCTCGAGCAGCTCATCGCCGCCCGGACCGCCAGGATTCTCGAAGCTGCGGAGGGCGGTACGTGCGATTTCGTGAGTGATATCGCCTACCAGGTCCCGATGCATCTGATCGCGGACATCGTCGGCATCCCCGAGCCTGACCGCCCGTGGGTGTTCGAGCGGACCGATCAACTACTCAGGTCGGGTAATCCGTACAACGGCTACTCCGAGCAGGACCGGCTCGGAGCTCAGGTTGAGCTGTTCGAGTATGCGCAACGGCTGACGGTCGACAAGCGGGCGAATCCGACCGATGACGTGTGGACCAAGCTCGCCGGTCAGCTCGACGGCTTCGAGCTGGAGATGTTCTTCCTCATCCTGTCCATTGCCGGCAGCGAGACCACCCGAAACGCTTTGACGCAGGGGCTCGTTGCGCTGCTGGAGAATCCCGATCAACTGGCTGAGTTGCGGTCGAACCCGGACCTGGCGGTGACCGCCGCCGACGAGGCCCTCCGATGGTCGAGCCCAGTGCTGTTCTTCGGCCGCACCGCCACCTGTGACGTGACGATCGGCGGGCAGGACGTGAAGGCGGGCGATCGTGTCCTGTTCTGGTATCCATCGGGAAACCGCGACGAAACCGTCTTCGAGAATCCGTTCCGCTTCGACATCCATCGAACACCGAACCCGCACGTGTCCTTTGGCGGCGGGGGAGTGCACTACTGCCTGGGCGCGAATCTCGCCCGCAAAGAAGTCCAAGTGGTGTTCGGGGCCATCGCGGCCGGCTACGACATCGAGGTGGTCGGACCCGCGGTATGGGCGAGTGGCGGGCCGGTTCACAACGTCGGCATCGGGATCGACTCGCTGCCCGTGCGGATTCGCGCGTCTCGCTGA
- a CDS encoding acyl-CoA thioesterase II has protein sequence MSFVSPTLADLIATLQVDQIDDERFVATQMDNAHHHIVGGHIAGQALMAASRTAPGRAPHSVHVYYLRAGDARHPVDLHVSRSRDGGTLSTRKVTAIQDGEVLLEALASFSTPVGGLEHQVSMPDVPAPESLPSMQEQMAPYADEAHGYWVRPQPFDLRYVDAPPRLAMDLPDPSPRIRLWWRPIETVPNDPALHSSLLTYLSGTTMLETAVTMRRTTQVSSFNALIDHALWFHRPIDMTDWVLSDQYSPSGIDGRGLATSTMYNRAGELVCIATQELYFGGK, from the coding sequence GTGAGCTTTGTATCTCCCACTCTTGCCGACCTCATCGCCACGCTGCAGGTCGACCAGATCGACGACGAGCGCTTCGTGGCCACCCAGATGGACAACGCGCACCATCACATCGTCGGTGGCCACATCGCCGGCCAGGCCCTGATGGCGGCCAGTCGCACCGCGCCGGGTCGCGCACCGCACAGCGTGCACGTCTACTACCTGCGGGCCGGTGACGCCCGCCATCCGGTGGATCTGCACGTGTCGCGGTCACGCGACGGTGGCACCCTGTCCACCCGGAAGGTGACCGCCATCCAGGACGGCGAGGTGCTGCTCGAGGCGCTGGCGTCGTTCAGCACGCCCGTCGGGGGTCTCGAGCACCAGGTGAGCATGCCCGACGTGCCAGCGCCAGAGTCGCTGCCGTCGATGCAGGAGCAGATGGCCCCATACGCCGACGAGGCGCACGGTTACTGGGTCCGTCCGCAACCGTTCGACCTGCGCTACGTCGATGCACCGCCACGGCTGGCGATGGATCTGCCCGACCCTTCACCGCGAATCAGGTTGTGGTGGCGGCCAATTGAGACCGTACCGAACGATCCCGCCCTGCACAGCAGCCTGCTGACCTACCTGTCGGGTACCACCATGCTGGAGACCGCCGTCACGATGCGGCGCACGACGCAGGTGTCGAGTTTCAACGCGTTGATCGACCACGCGCTGTGGTTTCACCGGCCGATCGACATGACGGACTGGGTGCTCTCCGATCAGTACTCGCCCAGCGGAATCGACGGCCGCGGACTGGCGACCTCGACCATGTACAACCGGGCCGGTGAATTGGTCTGCATCGCAACCCAGGAGCTGTACTTCGGCGGCAAGTGA
- a CDS encoding winged helix DNA-binding domain-containing protein — MRSFSPAERRARLARRHLLTGSSAVDVTEAASRLVGLHATDPATPYLSLWARIPGFRTADLDAALYEERSVVKHLAMRRTLWIVHADELPAVQAAASDRVAANERKRLIADVEKAGIAADGSAWLEAASAAVLRHLKQGPTSAAKLRAALPELAGTYDPAPGKTWGGEGPISPRVLTVLAVQGHLVRGPNDGGWTTSRPRWASSETWLAAGDPAHADGARETLVRNWLRAFGPATVNDVKWWFGNTLTWARAALADIGAVEVSLEDGDGAPGYVLSDDLEPEPPSEPSCALLPGLDVTTMGWQDRDWYLGEHRTQIFDRNGNAGPTAWCDGRVVGGWRQDPEGRVEVQLLEDVGTAASTALNRKADELTAWLDGVLIKPRFPSPLSKS; from the coding sequence GTGCGCTCGTTCTCCCCCGCGGAGCGTCGTGCCCGGCTGGCACGGCGCCACCTCCTGACCGGATCGTCAGCCGTCGATGTCACCGAGGCCGCCTCACGACTCGTCGGCCTGCACGCCACTGATCCGGCGACGCCCTACCTGTCCCTGTGGGCCCGCATTCCGGGTTTCCGGACCGCCGATCTGGATGCGGCGCTCTACGAGGAGCGCTCGGTGGTCAAGCACCTGGCGATGCGGCGGACGCTGTGGATCGTGCACGCTGACGAATTGCCTGCGGTCCAGGCCGCCGCCAGCGACCGCGTGGCGGCCAACGAACGCAAGCGCCTCATCGCCGACGTCGAGAAGGCGGGTATCGCCGCCGACGGCTCCGCGTGGCTCGAGGCGGCCTCGGCCGCCGTCCTGCGGCATCTCAAGCAGGGTCCGACGAGTGCCGCCAAACTCCGTGCCGCGCTTCCGGAGTTGGCGGGCACATATGACCCCGCGCCCGGAAAGACCTGGGGTGGAGAGGGTCCCATCTCGCCGCGGGTGCTGACAGTGCTCGCGGTGCAGGGTCACCTGGTGCGCGGTCCCAACGACGGCGGCTGGACGACATCGCGTCCCCGCTGGGCGTCGTCGGAGACCTGGCTGGCCGCGGGCGATCCTGCCCACGCCGACGGGGCGCGGGAGACGTTGGTCCGTAACTGGTTGCGCGCGTTCGGGCCCGCCACTGTCAATGACGTCAAGTGGTGGTTCGGGAACACCCTCACCTGGGCGCGTGCGGCGCTGGCCGACATCGGGGCGGTCGAGGTCAGCCTGGAGGACGGCGACGGAGCCCCCGGCTACGTGCTGTCCGACGACCTCGAGCCGGAGCCGCCTTCCGAACCGTCGTGTGCGCTGCTGCCGGGCCTGGACGTCACGACGATGGGCTGGCAGGACCGCGACTGGTACCTCGGTGAGCACCGCACCCAGATCTTCGACCGCAACGGCAATGCGGGTCCGACCGCGTGGTGCGACGGCCGGGTCGTCGGCGGATGGCGGCAGGACCCCGAGGGCCGGGTCGAGGTCCAACTGCTCGAGGACGTCGGCACCGCGGCGAGCACAGCGCTGAACCGCAAGGCCGACGAACTGACGGCGTGGCTCGACGGCGTGCTGATCAAACCGCGGTTCCCGTCGCCGCTGTCGAAATCCTGA
- a CDS encoding SulP family inorganic anion transporter — protein MTSHQDSPTPHVRQAGDPSTSVMAALRSPARLKTEVLAGLVVALALIPEAISFSIIAGVDPRVGLFASFTMAVTIAFVGGRPAMISAATGAIALVTAPLVREHGIDYLIATVLLAGVLQIVLSLMGVARLMRFIPRSVMVGFVNALAILIFLSQLPYLIGVPALVYPFVAIGLLILVFFPKLTTVIPAPLIAIVVLTAAVLIFKVDIPNVSDEGELPTSLPSLLLPQVPLNLTTLSIIAPYALAMALVGLLESLLTAKLVDDITDTHSNKTRESWGQGVANIVTGLFGGMGGCAMIGQTMINVKVSGARTRISTFLAGVFLMGLVVGLGDIVGLIPMAALVAVMVMVSVGTFDWHSIAPTTLRRMPRSETLVMLVTVAVTVATNNLAYGVIVGALTAMVLFARRVAHLVTVQRVAASGVGGDGVLDTVVYRVSGELFFASSNDLVYQFNYIDDPRNIVIDMSDSHIWDASSVAALDAVTTKYRAKGKDVEIIGLNTDSADRHDRLSGTLGNEG, from the coding sequence TTGACTTCTCACCAGGATTCGCCGACCCCTCATGTCCGACAGGCCGGTGATCCGAGTACCTCGGTGATGGCGGCACTACGGTCGCCGGCGCGGCTCAAGACCGAGGTGCTAGCCGGGCTCGTGGTGGCCCTGGCTCTGATCCCCGAGGCGATCTCGTTCTCCATCATCGCCGGGGTCGACCCCCGGGTCGGGCTGTTCGCCTCCTTCACAATGGCAGTGACGATCGCGTTCGTTGGTGGCAGGCCCGCGATGATCTCGGCGGCGACGGGAGCGATCGCGCTGGTCACCGCACCGCTGGTCCGCGAACACGGTATCGACTACCTCATCGCGACGGTCCTGCTCGCCGGGGTGCTGCAGATCGTGCTCAGCCTCATGGGGGTGGCCCGACTGATGCGGTTCATCCCACGCAGCGTCATGGTGGGTTTCGTCAACGCGCTGGCGATTCTGATCTTCCTGTCCCAGCTGCCCTATCTGATCGGCGTGCCGGCCCTGGTCTACCCGTTCGTCGCGATCGGTCTGCTGATCCTGGTCTTCTTTCCCAAGCTGACCACCGTGATTCCCGCTCCACTGATCGCGATCGTCGTTCTCACCGCCGCCGTCCTGATCTTCAAGGTGGATATCCCCAATGTCAGCGATGAGGGCGAACTTCCGACGAGTCTGCCGTCACTGCTGCTGCCCCAGGTGCCGTTGAATCTGACCACCCTGTCGATCATTGCGCCATACGCATTGGCGATGGCGTTGGTCGGGCTGCTGGAGTCTCTGCTGACGGCCAAGTTGGTCGACGACATCACTGACACCCACAGCAACAAGACCCGCGAGAGCTGGGGACAGGGCGTCGCCAATATCGTCACCGGCTTGTTCGGCGGCATGGGGGGCTGCGCGATGATCGGCCAGACGATGATCAACGTGAAGGTGTCGGGTGCCCGCACCCGAATCTCGACGTTCCTGGCCGGAGTCTTCCTGATGGGCCTCGTGGTCGGACTGGGCGACATCGTCGGCCTGATCCCAATGGCGGCGCTCGTCGCGGTCATGGTCATGGTGTCGGTCGGCACTTTTGACTGGCACAGCATCGCGCCCACAACGCTGCGCAGGATGCCGCGCAGCGAGACGCTGGTCATGCTCGTCACCGTGGCGGTGACCGTTGCGACCAACAACCTCGCCTACGGCGTCATCGTCGGTGCGCTGACCGCGATGGTGCTGTTCGCGCGGCGCGTCGCCCACCTGGTCACGGTGCAGCGGGTGGCGGCGTCGGGCGTGGGGGGCGACGGCGTGCTCGACACCGTGGTCTACCGGGTGAGCGGCGAGTTGTTCTTCGCGTCCAGTAACGACCTGGTGTACCAGTTCAACTACATCGACGACCCGCGCAACATCGTGATCGACATGTCCGACTCGCACATCTGGGACGCCTCATCGGTCGCGGCCCTAGACGCGGTGACCACGAAGTATCGCGCGAAGGGCAAGGACGTCGAGATCATCGGCCTCAACACCGACTCGGCTGATCGGCATGACCGGTTGTCCGGGACGCTCGGCAACGAGGGCTGA
- a CDS encoding universal stress protein, translating to MSGYKTVVVGTDGSDSSLRAVDRAGAIAAGSGARLIVTTAYFPQSEDARAADVLKDEGYKMSGNAPIYAILREARDRAHAAGATEIEEKAVVGAPVDALVELAEEVKADLLVVGNVGLSTIAGRLLGSVPANVARRSKTDVLIVHTS from the coding sequence ATGAGCGGCTACAAGACCGTTGTTGTCGGAACCGACGGCTCGGATTCGTCGCTGCGAGCAGTGGATCGGGCCGGTGCTATCGCCGCCGGTTCAGGCGCACGACTGATCGTGACCACGGCCTACTTCCCTCAGAGCGAGGATGCGCGTGCGGCCGACGTCCTCAAGGACGAGGGCTACAAGATGTCAGGCAATGCCCCGATCTACGCGATCCTGCGTGAGGCCAGGGACCGTGCCCATGCCGCAGGCGCCACCGAGATCGAGGAGAAGGCCGTCGTCGGCGCTCCCGTTGACGCCCTCGTGGAACTCGCCGAAGAGGTCAAGGCCGACCTACTCGTGGTCGGCAACGTCGGTCTCAGCACCATCGCCGGACGCCTTCTTGGCTCCGTACCCGCCAATGTGGCGCGCCGGTCCAAGACCGACGTGCTGATCGTCCACACCTCCTAG